The Silene latifolia isolate original U9 population chromosome Y, ASM4854445v1, whole genome shotgun sequence sequence GATGAATGAAGTTTGATTGTTAGTTAATGTGTATTAGTGGAGTTATTGAGGTTCGATAAAGCTTATTTAGGGTTTATGTTGCTGGTTTGATGAATGAAGTTTGATTGTTAGTTAATGTGTATTAGTGGAGTTATTGAGGTTCAATAAAGCTTATTTGAAAGGGGGTTAGCTGAATTTTATAAAGATGTTATCTTTAGCAATTTGTTGTTGGTTTGATGAAGTTTAATTGGTAGTTAGTGTGTGTTAATGGAGTTATTGAGATTGAATAAAGGTTGTACGAAAAGGTGTTAGCCGAAATTGGGGAATGAGATTTTTGGCTTTTCCATTGTGTCTTACAAATTCAATTAGTGAAGAGTAGAACCACTGGTTGCTCTTTGTTTTACAGTCATGTAATAAAGATTGAATCTGGGGGTATTTTGGGATGTCCTTATTGGTTGAGTGGGAGCTTTCTCTGTTTTATGATTTCATGTAAGTAGTAAGCTTAGACCTTTAGAGTTGTTAATTGTTCATGTGCAAAAACATGATTTATCCTTGGAAGTTTGGAGGTTTTCGCATCGATTAGATGGAGGGGAGGGGTGTTGCAGAGCAGAAGGGAAGTGCGTTGGTTGCTACTTTGATTGTATTTGTTTTTGGAAACAAGTGAGGTTTGATGAATTAATCGGTCGGGACTGTGGATGGAGTTAGGAAATGTACAGACATAGAGGGAGAGAGTAGATTGAACTTTCCGTAGAAGTGTTGTTTTCAGCTGGTTAAGATCATTTTGAGGTCGTGGTAACCTAAGACGTCACATGAAATGTTTTCAAAAACTTATATGAGATAGTCTTACATGTTTTCAAaaacttatactccctccgtcccgatcaattgttgtcctttggttttggcacaaagaccaaggaagagGAGAAGgccaattattagatgacaagtggatcaaattgagtgtgaaagATCAAATTACTCACCAaatgcattcctaaaatagaaaggacaacaattgacctagacacctcaaaatagaataggacaacaaatgaccgggacggagggagtatgagATAGTATTGGTGGAGTTATTGAGGTTGGATACAGCTTGCTTGAAAGGGTGTTAGCTGAATTTTATAAAGATTGTAGCTTGAGGACTCTAGCTTGATGAAGTTTAATTGTTAGTTAGCGTGCGTTAATGAAGTTATTTAGGTTGGATAAAGCTTATTAGAAAAGTTGTTAGCTGAATTTTGTAAAGATTGCATCTTTAGGATTTGGTTGTTGGTTTGATGAAGCTTGAATTGTTCGGTGATATGTACTAGTGAGTTGTTTGCGTGAGATAAGGCTTATTTGGAAGGGTGTttgctgaattttatgaagattgTATCTGTAGGCTTTTGTGTTGGTTTGATGAagtttaattgttatttagtgTGGTTTAATGGAGTTATTGAGGTTGGATAGAGCTTATTAGAAAACCCACTGGGTTTGTTCTTTGTTTCATAGTCACAATAAAGATTGAATCGTCGGGTCTTTTGGGATGTTTTTATTGGTTGAGTGGGAGCATTCACCGTTTTAATGATTTCCTGTAAGTAGTAAGCTTAGACATTTAGGGTTGTTATTTGTCCATGCACAAAAACATGATTTACCCTTGGAAGTTTGGAGGTTTTGGCATTGTTTAGATGGAGGGGAGAGGTGTTGCAGAGCATAAGGGAAGTAAGGGAAGTCATGGAAGTCTGTTGGTTGATACTTTGATTGTATTTGCTTTTGGATTCAAGTGAGGTTTGATGAATTAATAGGTCGCGACTCTGGACGGAGTTAGAATGTACAGACGGAGGAGAGAGTAGATTGAACTTTCTGTGGAAGTGTTGTTTTCAGATGGTTAAGATCGTTTTGAGGTCGTGGTAAGTTCACAAAACTTATATGATGTAGTCTTACATGTTAGACCTACTCATTAACCCTATAGTAAATGAGAAATATATGAGGATTTAAGCTGATCTCAGTCAAATGTGAGAAGCGTGTATTCTCAAGTGAAATTGCTACTCTCCCTTGAGGCAATCACTACTAGTTTGGTTAATAGTTGTGAAAAGTATCACTATGAAAATTATGTAACTATCAACTCGTTAACGAATATTGGAACAGTGATTACATATGTGTGTTATATATCTTCAGCCATCTCCTATTGCTAAATTATACGAGGAGCCGCTATTCTCTTCAGTTTGTATGTACTTAACATATCATGTATTGCTCTTACAGTGACTCAAGCTCAAGCACCAGTGCCTTGACACCTGAAGATAGGAGGAACCTGCAGAAAAAGGAGGAAGCACTACATACTGGCAGCCTTCGCGTGCCTCGAAGGCATGCACATGTTTACTTGTAATTAATCTTTCTTTTGTTTAAACTACATAGTTCATCaacaataaattttttttttttccctgtAGGCCGTCATGGAATGCTGGAATGACAGTAGATGAGCTTGATGtcaatgaaacacaatccttttTATTGTGGCGTAGAGGCCTTGCCAAGTAAGTTTAACTGTTCCAAGACAGAAACTATCTTAGCATGTGAATATCCCACATTGTTCTAGGTATTGATAGCCTGCTTTATACTTTGTGAGATAGAAGAGATGTTGAGTTATTATCAGTTTCTGTAGATTGATGTCTTAATTTTTAATGAGATTAAGTGTTATAATACGGAGGGTGAATTTTCGAACATATAGACACTATTAATATCTTATTTTGATGGACTTCTTTTTTGCTGTAGGCTTGAGGAGAATGAAAAGCTTGTTCTCACTCCATTTGAAAAGAATTTGGATATATGGAGGCAGCTTTGGCGAGTGGTTGAACGTAGTGATCTGGTAAGTACATGAGAGATATTTTCTTTGTGCTAGCCTGCTAAGTGGGAAACGTGATTCAAGATAAATAAATTTTAGTAGAAACTTCCCGAATAGAGTATCTttgtattatttttatttttatctttatgGGGGTGCTTCGGGATATGATTGCCATACTAGACTTttgggtgtgtttggattgagtgatttggagggaaaagaatgGGAGGGAGAGTagaggatttaaaatcccttgtttggatagcaaatgagggtggagggaaatggagtgggagagatttggagggaattcgaaggatgagaaatccattgtttggttagcaaaatgaaggTAGAAGGATTTGGAGGGGAAGGAAAATgaatccctccatttccctcctacaaggcaaattatttcaccgccaacataggcaagatttggatgGAAAATCATCTCTTCCATTCTCTCTCCCCTTCCCTTCtttcccctcccctccctttccctccttttctcctatccaaacaaggccttagGTGTACGAATTAGGAAGTACTCGAGGAAAATGTCCCAGGAGTAGTTTGACATTATGGGTGATGTGTAAAATTGGAATGTTATTGATTTCCCCTCAGAACATAGAGCAATGAGTAGGTCAATGTGGTTGAGAAGCTCCACCAAAGACGGCTTCATGGTTTTTCCCAAAAAGTCACGGAATGATAATCAATTTGCACGAGTGGCCCTTGTATAATCTTATCGGTAAACTGGTTCCATCTTGTAGTAGTGATAGATGAGTGAGAATTGTTGACAACAAATGCCTTGCTTTACCTTATAAATACAAAAAGCTGGTGCTTTGTTTTTAAGGTAAATCATTATGGTATACTCCGTATATCCGTATATCTTTTCTTCGACAGTTGCTTTATGTATACCTTATCTGAATGTGCATCTCTCATTGTTTTCAGCTTGTAATGGTCGTTGACGCGAGAGACCCTTTGTTCTATCGTTGCCCCGATCTCGAGGTATCGTCCCCATTATAGCTTTATTACCTATATTTACTCGTTTCTTTCAAATTCAGAATTAACAACAAACTTTACACACTTTTGCACATGTCTAACATCGCATATCGCACATTGTGTTGCGTCATATTTTCTTCTTGGCTTTAGGTGTATGTAAAAGAGGTTGACGAGCACAAAAGGACAATATTGCTTATCAATAAGGCAGACCTTTTACCGCATGCAATCAGGTTCTTTCCTTCTCATATTCTTTGGGTTTATCTTTCATTTTGGTTTCATCTGGATTTGAGCTCGGCAGGACATCAAGCGCAGCAAAGCTTTCCCTCCTAAGTTTAACAGTGCTGCATACCAAGGAAATAATTTTTTGAAACGTATCTCGTCTTGAAATAAGGTTAAGTTCCATCAGGAATTTTACTCTCTGATCATGTACAGGTTAAAATGGGCCAAATACTTCAATGATAATGACATCCTCTTTTTATTCTGGTCGGCTAAAGCTGCCACTGCTACTCTTGAGGGGAAGAACCTTCCCTCATTGGATAATGAAGACACTTTGCAAGAAACTGAGGACATTGATACAAAAGTTTATGGTAGGGATGAGTTGCTAGCCCGCTTACAGTTTGAAGCCGAGGAGATAACAAGGTTGAGGAAATCAGGGTCGAATGTCGGAAATGCAGGGACAAATTCAGCCAGTGTGACAGTGGGATTTGTGGGTTACCCTAATGTCGGAAAGAGCtcaacaataaatgctttggtTGGTCTGAAATGTGCAGGTGTAACATCGACTCCAGGAAAGACCAAACATTTCCAAACCCTAATAATATCTGACAAGCTTACTCTATGTGATTGCCCTGGACTTGTTTTTCCATCCTTCACCAGCTCGAGACATGAGATGATTGCGTGTGGGGTTTTGCCGATTGATAGAATGACCAACCAGAGAGATGCTGTCCAGGTTGTTGCCGATAAGGTTCCAAGGCCGGTAATTGAACAAGTTTATAAAATCAGTCTGCCAAAACCAAAGCCCTATGAACCCCAATCCCGTCCTCCATTGGCATCCGAGCTTCTGAGAGCTTATTGTGCTTCTCGTGGATATACTGCCTCAAGTGGACTACCCAACGAGACTCGGGCTGCCCGTCAGATTTTGAAGGATTACATTGATGGGAAGTTGATCCATTATGAGTTGCCACCTGGGATGTTGAATGATAACACGATTGGGAGTAATGAAGCTCTTCTTTCATCCAACCTGTCCAATATTGATGAATACGACTCATCTGACATTGAAGATTCATTATCGGGTAATGAAATAGAAATTGGATCCGATCTAATCCAGGACGTTATGAAAGACCTTGACTCTTTCGATCTTGCCAATGGACTAGCTGCAGAGAAGGCCTACCCAAAGAAA is a genomic window containing:
- the LOC141627446 gene encoding GTPase LSG1-1-like isoform X1, whose protein sequence is MGKGEKTGLGRALVKQHNHMLQQNKEKGRFYKTHNNKVLTSITEVSDIDAVLEQADEADRNFSADNPVPNIFLDDDSSSSTSALTPEDRRNLQKKEEALHTGSLRVPRRPSWNAGMTVDELDVNETQSFLLWRRGLAKLEENEKLVLTPFEKNLDIWRQLWRVVERSDLLVMVVDARDPLFYRCPDLEVYVKEVDEHKRTILLINKADLLPHAIRLKWAKYFNDNDILFLFWSAKAATATLEGKNLPSLDNEDTLQETEDIDTKVYGRDELLARLQFEAEEITRLRKSGSNVGNAGTNSASVTVGFVGYPNVGKSSTINALVGLKCAGVTSTPGKTKHFQTLIISDKLTLCDCPGLVFPSFTSSRHEMIACGVLPIDRMTNQRDAVQVVADKVPRPVIEQVYKISLPKPKPYEPQSRPPLASELLRAYCASRGYTASSGLPNETRAARQILKDYIDGKLIHYELPPGMLNDNTIGSNEALLSSNLSNIDEYDSSDIEDSLSGNEIEIGSDLIQDVMKDLDSFDLANGLAAEKAYPKKQPLKAPHKLHRKPQRKKDRSWRTGNDAGDGTPLPRVFQKPVNTGPLKT
- the LOC141627446 gene encoding GTPase LSG1-2-like isoform X3, with the protein product MVKIVLRSCDSSSSTSALTPEDRRNLQKKEEALHTGSLRVPRRPSWNAGMTVDELDVNETQSFLLWRRGLAKLEENEKLVLTPFEKNLDIWRQLWRVVERSDLLVMVVDARDPLFYRCPDLEVYVKEVDEHKRTILLINKADLLPHAIRLKWAKYFNDNDILFLFWSAKAATATLEGKNLPSLDNEDTLQETEDIDTKVYGRDELLARLQFEAEEITRLRKSGSNVGNAGTNSASVTVGFVGYPNVGKSSTINALVGLKCAGVTSTPGKTKHFQTLIISDKLTLCDCPGLVFPSFTSSRHEMIACGVLPIDRMTNQRDAVQVVADKVPRPVIEQVYKISLPKPKPYEPQSRPPLASELLRAYCASRGYTASSGLPNETRAARQILKDYIDGKLIHYELPPGMLNDNTIGSNEALLSSNLSNIDEYDSSDIEDSLSGNEIEIGSDLIQDVMKDLDSFDLANGLAAEKAYPKKQPLKAPHKLHRKPQRKKDRSWRTGNDAGDGTPLPRVFQKPVNTGPLKT
- the LOC141627446 gene encoding GTPase LSG1-2-like isoform X2; its protein translation is MCKVVLRVPNILLDDDSSSSTSALTPEDRRNLQKKEEALHTGSLRVPRRPSWNAGMTVDELDVNETQSFLLWRRGLAKLEENEKLVLTPFEKNLDIWRQLWRVVERSDLLVMVVDARDPLFYRCPDLEVYVKEVDEHKRTILLINKADLLPHAIRLKWAKYFNDNDILFLFWSAKAATATLEGKNLPSLDNEDTLQETEDIDTKVYGRDELLARLQFEAEEITRLRKSGSNVGNAGTNSASVTVGFVGYPNVGKSSTINALVGLKCAGVTSTPGKTKHFQTLIISDKLTLCDCPGLVFPSFTSSRHEMIACGVLPIDRMTNQRDAVQVVADKVPRPVIEQVYKISLPKPKPYEPQSRPPLASELLRAYCASRGYTASSGLPNETRAARQILKDYIDGKLIHYELPPGMLNDNTIGSNEALLSSNLSNIDEYDSSDIEDSLSGNEIEIGSDLIQDVMKDLDSFDLANGLAAEKAYPKKQPLKAPHKLHRKPQRKKDRSWRTGNDAGDGTPLPRVFQKPVNTGPLKT